One Actinomycetota bacterium DNA segment encodes these proteins:
- a CDS encoding DEAD/DEAH box helicase family protein, which produces MSLRDIEFKPSYSSDSDDILNEFYIPALQESVLYRRLAGYYSSTSLAIAAKGILGLLKSGGSMQMVISAELNQQDMDAIRSATETPEQIFAQVIIDDLNNLKDLLVYEHIKALGWLLANNRLEIKVAVPRADGIFHPKIGVFNDRQDNIVTFSGSINESAMGWKGNDEFFKSFVSWKPEDSSRLHADIDEFNKYWNNTAKRSQIVDAPIALRNKIVSLAPSSSNAKDLEVLYKSLQEEEHIDLQKDEEKPPIKLRDYQKDAVLSWQNNKNIGIFEMATGTGKTRAALACMDSLIRKDKTQNLFIVVCPSNQLIVQWIDQVDELVAIDGPVIIADSTNPKWKDDVADRLVDFNQTRYRNILIVTTYSTFSSSRFHKMVQEASGESVFLIADEVHNLGAPKFKKGIDEYYKKRLGLSATPKRWFDDTGTSEIYDYFGGEVFSFSLGDAVTQINPETERTYLTPYRYFPSFIYLTDQETSEYLELSKTIARLQGIKSDSGDEQVTSIERLLFKRANIIKNAVNKLQALDEIIRNINPDLTGTLIYVSPQQIQEVMQMLGASSIRAQRFTMEKGTKKEKKYGGKSERSYLLENFSKGKFQVLVAMKCLDEGVDIAEARTAIFLSSSGNPREYIQRIGRVLRRCSGKESASIYDIIALPKKGQVPKEMKDIEEKMIRRELKRYIEIARTALNNGEAIAAISKIYEQYK; this is translated from the coding sequence ATGAGTCTTCGAGATATTGAGTTTAAGCCTTCATACTCGTCTGATTCAGATGATATTCTCAATGAGTTTTATATTCCCGCGCTTCAAGAATCAGTTCTATATAGAAGATTGGCCGGCTACTATTCCTCGACAAGTCTAGCTATTGCGGCAAAAGGAATTCTCGGGCTTCTTAAGAGTGGCGGGTCAATGCAGATGGTGATCTCTGCAGAGCTAAATCAGCAGGATATGGATGCAATACGATCGGCTACGGAGACGCCAGAACAAATATTTGCACAAGTAATTATTGATGACCTAAATAATCTTAAAGACTTACTAGTGTATGAACATATAAAGGCACTTGGGTGGCTTCTCGCAAATAATAGACTCGAAATAAAAGTCGCTGTACCCCGCGCCGATGGCATTTTTCATCCAAAAATAGGTGTTTTCAACGACCGGCAAGACAATATAGTAACTTTTAGCGGCTCAATAAATGAGAGTGCCATGGGCTGGAAAGGGAATGATGAGTTTTTTAAATCGTTTGTAAGTTGGAAACCAGAGGATTCATCAAGACTTCATGCAGACATTGATGAGTTTAATAAGTACTGGAACAACACAGCAAAGCGAAGTCAAATTGTTGATGCTCCAATTGCCTTAAGGAACAAGATTGTTTCTTTGGCGCCATCTAGTTCAAACGCCAAAGACCTTGAAGTCCTATACAAATCACTCCAAGAAGAAGAACATATAGATTTACAAAAAGATGAGGAAAAACCGCCAATAAAACTTCGTGATTATCAGAAAGATGCAGTGCTTAGTTGGCAAAATAACAAGAATATTGGAATATTTGAAATGGCTACTGGAACAGGAAAGACACGGGCCGCCTTAGCTTGCATGGATAGCTTGATCCGAAAAGACAAGACACAGAATTTATTCATTGTTGTATGTCCATCGAATCAACTAATCGTCCAATGGATTGACCAGGTAGATGAATTGGTCGCGATTGACGGACCTGTAATTATTGCAGATAGCACAAATCCAAAATGGAAAGATGATGTAGCTGATAGGCTTGTCGACTTCAACCAAACGCGATATAGAAATATCTTGATTGTGACAACATACAGTACTTTCTCATCAAGCCGATTCCACAAAATGGTTCAAGAGGCTAGTGGAGAATCAGTCTTCCTAATTGCAGATGAAGTCCATAATCTAGGGGCTCCAAAGTTTAAAAAGGGAATCGACGAGTATTATAAGAAAAGGCTCGGCTTAAGCGCAACACCTAAGCGCTGGTTCGACGATACTGGCACAAGTGAGATTTATGATTACTTTGGCGGCGAAGTCTTTTCCTTTAGCTTGGGCGATGCTGTTACACAGATAAATCCAGAAACCGAAAGAACATATCTTACCCCATATAGATATTTCCCTTCTTTCATATATCTAACAGACCAAGAGACTAGCGAATACCTAGAGCTGTCAAAAACGATTGCTCGACTTCAGGGCATTAAATCAGATTCAGGGGACGAGCAAGTAACCTCAATTGAAAGATTGCTCTTCAAAAGAGCCAATATAATAAAAAACGCGGTTAACAAACTCCAAGCGCTCGATGAAATAATCAGAAATATCAATCCAGATCTTACAGGCACCCTTATTTATGTAAGTCCCCAACAGATTCAAGAGGTAATGCAGATGCTTGGCGCCTCATCGATTCGTGCGCAAAGATTCACGATGGAGAAAGGCACAAAGAAAGAGAAAAAGTATGGTGGCAAATCAGAAAGAAGCTATCTTTTGGAAAACTTCTCGAAAGGTAAATTTCAGGTCTTGGTTGCTATGAAATGCTTAGATGAGGGAGTTGATATTGCCGAAGCAAGAACTGCAATCTTTCTATCAAGCTCAGGTAACCCAAGAGAATACATTCAAAGAATAGGAAGAGTACTAAGAAGGTGCTCGGGAAAAGAAAGCGCATCTATTTATGACATTATTGCTTTGCCCAAGAAAGGGCAAGTACCAAAAGAAATGAAAGATATTGAAGAAAAGATGATTAGGAGAGAGCTGAAAAGGTATATTGAAATTGCGAGGACCGCACTAAACAACGGCGAGGCAATTGCGGCAATTTCAAAGATATATGAACAGTATAAGTAG
- a CDS encoding AAA family ATPase — MRIEKLIMKNYRQYRDEILHFRSTSECDLTVFIGRNGTGKSNILNAINWCLYKEEPHLNDESVSMPPVTMDSVLQSPDGSEHSVSVELYIDSGEGGKIVFNRTARYKVFKETAMAKIEMGELYRYVSTYMDLEVQHIKKNGETDYFSEDEDVEFFIDTFIPKNIRGFFIFDGERLSSYFKVAVQKNIRSAILSLSRIEVLETIKDRLGTILTEYNREAGRYSPELEEIEKQLNQAIERENEASNMLNEAQVQIDSAKTQIEEHKGEIEGCPDAMKLNTERDELKDKVQLTNKRREKNHIEYLNSLFELGKTANSKAALTSLLDIINKKIQNHELPPPIENRNLEQSLKDGKCVLCGVAISKETENHIKETMKQISTSSFAARRLSELENPLHRVLEKERALKINIASAIEKIQDCDKQIQKAQTRIEEIDHTLLGHNKDSIREHQEQILILEDVYMTNLIALGTWKTRRDEIRKGIPDIKRRRDDEMEKRKDIEELKGRICVCETAFAKASDARESILSKTREYVEEETNKAFSKLMWKKKTYKRIKIKEDYSLSVIHVSGQEWFPHMSAAERQLLVLSFTIALHTLAGFDSPLIIDTPVARVDDENRENFAEAFAKISQAKQVVLILSPTEWSSEISGVLDRYVGGKYRLDLNEEETETRVKEA; from the coding sequence ATGAGAATTGAAAAACTAATAATGAAGAATTATCGTCAATACAGAGATGAAATATTGCACTTTAGGAGCACTTCAGAGTGCGATCTTACTGTGTTTATTGGACGAAATGGCACTGGAAAATCTAATATTCTTAATGCCATCAACTGGTGTCTTTATAAAGAAGAGCCTCATTTGAATGATGAGTCAGTAAGTATGCCTCCAGTAACAATGGACAGTGTACTGCAGAGCCCAGATGGATCTGAGCACAGTGTATCTGTTGAGCTTTATATCGATTCTGGTGAAGGAGGGAAAATAGTTTTTAATCGGACGGCAAGGTATAAAGTCTTTAAAGAAACAGCGATGGCAAAAATTGAAATGGGTGAGCTATATAGATACGTTTCAACCTATATGGACCTAGAAGTCCAGCATATAAAGAAGAACGGCGAGACTGACTATTTTAGCGAAGATGAAGACGTAGAGTTTTTTATTGATACATTTATCCCAAAGAATATTCGTGGGTTTTTTATTTTTGATGGGGAACGGCTAAGTTCGTATTTTAAAGTAGCCGTTCAGAAAAATATTAGAAGCGCCATTCTTAGCCTATCAAGAATCGAAGTTTTAGAAACAATAAAAGATCGCCTTGGAACAATATTAACAGAATACAACCGTGAAGCTGGAAGGTATAGCCCTGAGCTTGAGGAGATAGAAAAACAGCTTAATCAAGCTATAGAAAGAGAAAATGAAGCATCAAATATGCTTAATGAAGCGCAGGTTCAAATTGACAGCGCAAAAACTCAAATCGAAGAACACAAGGGCGAAATTGAAGGTTGTCCTGATGCTATGAAACTTAATACTGAGCGGGATGAGTTGAAGGATAAAGTGCAATTAACAAATAAGAGGCGTGAGAAAAACCATATTGAATATCTAAACAGTCTATTTGAGTTAGGGAAAACAGCAAATTCAAAAGCAGCGCTTACTAGCCTATTAGATATAATCAACAAGAAAATACAGAACCACGAGTTGCCACCGCCGATTGAAAATAGAAATCTTGAACAATCGCTAAAAGATGGTAAATGTGTTTTATGTGGGGTAGCAATATCTAAAGAAACAGAAAATCACATTAAGGAGACAATGAAGCAAATTTCGACATCTTCCTTTGCTGCAAGGCGACTAAGCGAATTAGAAAATCCGCTTCACAGGGTATTAGAAAAAGAGCGTGCTCTAAAAATTAATATCGCTAGTGCAATTGAAAAGATTCAGGACTGCGATAAACAGATCCAAAAAGCACAGACAAGAATCGAAGAAATTGACCATACACTATTAGGCCATAATAAAGATTCCATCAGAGAACACCAAGAACAAATCCTGATCCTAGAGGATGTCTATATGACAAACTTGATAGCACTGGGCACATGGAAAACAAGGCGAGACGAAATTCGAAAAGGAATACCAGACATAAAAAGAAGACGAGACGATGAAATGGAGAAACGGAAGGACATAGAAGAACTAAAAGGTCGTATCTGCGTATGCGAAACTGCTTTTGCTAAAGCTAGTGATGCAAGAGAAAGTATTTTATCCAAGACAAGGGAATACGTAGAAGAAGAAACCAACAAAGCGTTCTCGAAACTTATGTGGAAGAAAAAGACCTATAAACGAATAAAGATAAAAGAAGACTACTCGCTGAGTGTAATCCATGTTTCAGGACAAGAATGGTTTCCACACATGAGTGCAGCCGAAAGACAACTTCTCGTTCTTTCTTTTACGATTGCTCTCCATACGCTTGCAGGATTTGACTCACCACTCATTATTGATACGCCGGTAGCAAGAGTTGACGACGAAAACCGGGAAAACTTTGCGGAAGCTTTTGCTAAGATTTCTCAAGCAAAGCAAGTCGTTCTAATCTTGAGCCCCACAGAGTGGTCTTCAGAGATCTCTGGTGTTCTCGATAGGTATGTTGGAGGCAAATATAGGTTAGATCTAAATGAGGAAGAAACCGAAACACGCGTTAAGGAGGCATAG
- a CDS encoding Fe-S oxidoreductase has product MVVLKSNSRRRYLISSARSHFTRKTIRILLVEPSFPIPAKSKNHKNFLPVGLLKIASYQRTLGNEAQLYRGVPIGFFETSRLVAFKPDEIWITSLFTYWSPYVKETVEFYKDLFPNAKITVGGIYASLRPIEEVKQYTGCDEVFQGVMGAAESHEPAYDLLEYKNGSPIDYQILHASRGCIRNCEFCGTWKIEPEYKPKKSIVDEIFPGIRKLVFYDNNLLANPHIEDILKELAELKRTHRILWCESQSGFDGRILKEKPHLARMLKKAGFQNPRIAWDWGYKQHESIKKQIDILLDAGYKSNQIYVFVIYNWDTVFEEMEQKRIKSFEWKVQIADCRYRPLDQMYDHYKGSTKGQTNKDYYIHESAGWTDALVKQYRRNIREQNICVRYGFDLYSRAFEHKTQGQSVRRQMKLLPTLDEKKDFMESRGYDFWVPDKIRYPVDDSIQSDQISLAVSEKVRA; this is encoded by the coding sequence TTGGTAGTTTTGAAAAGCAATTCGAGAAGGAGATATTTAATATCCTCGGCTAGATCGCATTTTACCCGAAAAACAATAAGAATTCTGCTCGTAGAGCCATCTTTTCCGATTCCTGCGAAAAGCAAGAATCATAAGAACTTTCTTCCGGTTGGCTTACTTAAGATTGCTTCTTATCAAAGAACTCTAGGCAACGAAGCGCAACTTTACAGGGGCGTCCCTATTGGTTTTTTTGAGACAAGTCGTCTTGTGGCGTTTAAACCTGATGAGATTTGGATTACGTCTCTTTTTACTTATTGGTCTCCCTATGTGAAAGAAACCGTCGAGTTCTATAAAGACCTATTTCCGAACGCAAAGATTACTGTTGGAGGTATCTATGCGTCACTAAGGCCAATTGAAGAGGTAAAACAATACACCGGTTGTGATGAAGTATTTCAAGGTGTGATGGGAGCAGCCGAGAGTCATGAGCCCGCTTATGACTTGCTGGAATACAAAAATGGCAGCCCAATTGATTACCAGATTTTACACGCTTCTAGGGGTTGCATAAGAAACTGCGAGTTTTGTGGGACTTGGAAGATTGAGCCAGAATACAAGCCAAAGAAATCAATAGTTGATGAGATCTTTCCCGGAATCAGAAAACTGGTTTTCTACGACAACAACCTTCTTGCTAATCCCCATATTGAAGATATTCTCAAAGAGCTTGCGGAATTAAAAAGGACTCATCGAATTCTATGGTGCGAAAGCCAGTCTGGCTTCGATGGAAGAATCTTGAAAGAGAAACCACATCTGGCAAGAATGCTGAAGAAGGCCGGATTTCAAAATCCCCGTATTGCCTGGGACTGGGGTTATAAACAGCACGAGAGTATAAAAAAACAAATTGACATACTACTCGATGCTGGTTATAAGTCGAACCAGATATATGTTTTCGTAATATATAACTGGGACACGGTGTTCGAAGAAATGGAACAAAAGCGAATTAAAAGTTTCGAATGGAAGGTTCAAATTGCCGACTGTCGCTATCGACCCCTAGATCAGATGTATGACCACTATAAAGGGAGCACCAAGGGCCAAACGAACAAGGACTATTACATTCACGAATCAGCTGGTTGGACGGACGCGTTAGTTAAACAGTATCGGCGCAATATACGCGAACAAAACATCTGCGTCCGTTATGGGTTTGACCTGTATTCAAGAGCGTTTGAGCACAAAACTCAAGGTCAGAGTGTTCGTCGTCAGATGAAGCTATTGCCTACGCTAGACGAAAAAAAGGACTTTATGGAATCTCGCGGATACGATTTTTGGGTTCCAGATAAAATTAGGTACCCCGTTGATGACTCGATTCAATCTGACCAAATCTCACTTGCTGTTAGTGAAAAGGTCAGGGCGTAA
- a CDS encoding transposase — protein MARPLRIEYPGAVYHVMSRGDGRKSIVRTNKDREAFLVILEEAAKRFNVLIHGYCLMTNHYHLLVETPDGNLAEVMHYINGVYTTRYNARNKTVGHVYQGRYKAILVERDEYLLCLCRYIVLNPIRAGLVEHPADYRWSSYRAIAGLSDNDGGFLATDWVLSQFAGKKRLAKKRYQEFVLTPEAGSDKPFENIRGGCVLGSDTFIDKLSNVFWEADEIKELARSHRYADRPPLSALLPAGLSISDRNLKAHSAIYDFGYKQREVANHLGLHRAYLSRVISETEKYLNEG, from the coding sequence ATGGCACGACCTCTACGCATCGAGTACCCCGGCGCCGTCTACCACGTTATGAGCCGCGGCGACGGCCGGAAGTCTATCGTCAGAACAAATAAGGACCGTGAGGCTTTTCTGGTAATTCTGGAAGAAGCCGCAAAACGCTTTAACGTTCTCATCCACGGCTACTGCCTAATGACAAACCATTACCACCTTCTCGTTGAGACTCCTGACGGCAACCTCGCTGAGGTCATGCATTACATCAACGGGGTCTATACAACTCGTTATAACGCCCGAAACAAAACAGTCGGTCATGTCTATCAGGGTCGATACAAGGCTATCCTCGTCGAACGCGACGAGTATCTCTTGTGTCTTTGCCGATATATCGTTTTGAATCCGATCCGGGCGGGCCTCGTCGAGCATCCGGCCGATTACAGATGGAGTAGCTACCGCGCGATTGCCGGCCTGTCAGATAACGATGGCGGTTTTCTCGCGACTGATTGGGTCCTCTCCCAGTTCGCGGGCAAGAAGAGGCTGGCCAAAAAGCGGTACCAGGAATTCGTCTTGACCCCTGAGGCCGGCTCCGACAAGCCGTTCGAGAATATCCGCGGTGGCTGTGTCTTAGGGAGCGACACCTTCATCGATAAGCTCTCAAACGTCTTTTGGGAAGCAGACGAGATAAAAGAACTCGCTCGATCACACAGATACGCTGACCGGCCCCCACTTTCGGCCTTGCTCCCGGCCGGATTGTCAATATCAGATAGAAACCTAAAGGCACATAGCGCAATCTACGATTTCGGATACAAGCAGCGAGAAGTCGCAAACCATCTAGGTCTTCACCGCGCCTATTTAAGCCGAGTGATCTCAGAAACAGAAAAATATCTCAATGAAGGGTAA
- a CDS encoding alternative oxidase — MTQTIDLKKEQQASIARPRYKYSIMARSFFITMDILTGRKVTLSKAKLLETLACIPYREWEIRQYIRLTRRYRKWEFVDWANGIKQWSRNAQDNEYTHLLIVNEKMKEDGMKDAWYLFPLIPFIMVMVYVPFAKTLALFRTRRAFLFNAEFEDHAEHVYAQFVGEHPEWDEQKVDNDLVKAYADVETWGDVFRRVGLDERDHRNASFVACGKPEFVVEYEGMP, encoded by the coding sequence ATGACACAGACGATTGATTTAAAGAAAGAACAGCAAGCTTCGATTGCCAGGCCGCGGTACAAATATTCTATAATGGCGCGGAGTTTTTTTATAACCATGGATATCCTGACGGGCCGTAAGGTGACTTTGTCAAAGGCCAAGTTGCTGGAGACTCTGGCCTGCATTCCTTACCGTGAATGGGAGATCCGGCAGTATATCCGGCTGACCCGACGGTATCGAAAGTGGGAATTCGTCGATTGGGCCAACGGCATAAAACAATGGAGCCGAAACGCCCAGGACAATGAATACACCCACCTTCTGATCGTCAACGAGAAGATGAAAGAAGACGGGATGAAAGACGCCTGGTACCTGTTCCCGTTAATCCCATTTATCATGGTCATGGTCTATGTCCCCTTCGCGAAGACGTTAGCATTATTCCGTACTCGGCGAGCCTTTCTTTTTAACGCCGAATTCGAGGACCACGCCGAGCACGTATACGCCCAGTTCGTTGGGGAGCATCCGGAGTGGGACGAACAAAAAGTAGATAACGATCTGGTGAAAGCTTACGCGGATGTCGAAACCTGGGGCGATGTTTTCCGCCGCGTTGGTTTGGACGAACGCGACCACAGGAACGCAAGCTTTGTCGCTTGCGGCAAACCGGAGTTTGTCGTTGAATACGAAGGGATGCCTTAA
- a CDS encoding protease inhibitor I42 family protein — translation MRRTLVISLVFVLGIVAVLIYVGCSLRTANYTEADSGKTIEASVGQQFTITLRGNATTGYVWQMAKGTDSKVVKKISDKYTADNTGRVGSGGDHVWSYKAIAAGETTITLNYLRTWDKPVAPANTLKYKIKVQ, via the coding sequence ATGAGAAGAACCTTAGTAATTTCATTAGTCTTTGTTCTGGGTATTGTCGCGGTCCTGATTTATGTAGGTTGCAGCCTTAGAACGGCTAATTATACCGAGGCCGATTCGGGCAAGACCATTGAAGCGTCTGTAGGCCAGCAATTCACGATTACTCTCAGAGGCAACGCGACTACGGGATATGTATGGCAGATGGCCAAGGGTACAGACAGTAAAGTCGTTAAAAAGATAAGCGACAAATACACGGCCGATAATACGGGGCGAGTGGGCTCAGGCGGCGATCATGTTTGGTCCTATAAGGCAATCGCGGCCGGCGAAACGACGATAACGCTCAATTATCTCCGGACCTGGGACAAACCCGTTGCTCCCGCCAACACCCTAAAGTACAAAATCAAAGTACAGTAG
- a CDS encoding helix-turn-helix domain-containing protein has translation MDKNMISTTEAAKIMGISRIAVWKKISQGKLKAVKIGRNYVIDRQDLGDIYSETTPETEKIIDETVDRVIKEYGDALNRLGKE, from the coding sequence ATGGACAAGAATATGATTAGCACAACGGAAGCGGCAAAGATAATGGGCATAAGCCGTATAGCTGTCTGGAAGAAGATAAGTCAAGGGAAACTTAAGGCTGTAAAAATCGGTCGGAACTATGTTATCGATAGGCAAGATCTTGGGGATATCTATTCGGAGACGACACCCGAAACTGAAAAGATTATCGACGAAACGGTCGACCGGGTCATAAAGGAATATGGAGACGCGCTTAACAGGTTGGGCAAAGAATGA
- a CDS encoding type II toxin-antitoxin system death-on-curing family toxin produces the protein MKPVSINEVERVTHRLAQEKLAFDEPIPDLSTRYPGILESCLKTTFETVAGGKDPYRGLPKKAAIMFYLMIKNHPFFNGNKRVAVTTRLTFLVLNDKWLRVTNEQLYQQAVEVAQSNPKYMDSVVKDTQRFISDHLAGV, from the coding sequence ATGAAGCCGGTTTCGATTAATGAGGTTGAGCGTGTCACCCATCGACTGGCGCAAGAGAAACTGGCCTTTGACGAGCCGATTCCGGATTTATCAACGCGGTATCCCGGTATCTTGGAGAGTTGTCTAAAGACAACATTCGAGACAGTTGCCGGGGGCAAAGACCCATATCGTGGTTTGCCTAAGAAAGCGGCGATTATGTTCTATCTGATGATTAAGAATCATCCGTTTTTCAACGGGAATAAACGAGTCGCTGTGACGACAAGGTTGACCTTCCTCGTGCTAAACGACAAATGGCTAAGGGTTACGAATGAACAGCTCTATCAACAAGCGGTTGAAGTCGCGCAAAGTAATCCCAAATACATGGATAGTGTAGTAAAGGATACCCAAAGGTTTATCTCAGACCATCTTGCAGGTGTATGA